One genomic window of Medicago truncatula cultivar Jemalong A17 chromosome 1, MtrunA17r5.0-ANR, whole genome shotgun sequence includes the following:
- the LOC25485359 gene encoding probable protein phosphatase 2C 63 produces the protein MLRLCLSPLDFCFRRRGASDFLLWHTDLKPHASGDFSIAVAQANYSLEDQSQVFTSPSATYVGVYDGHGGPEASRFVNNRLFPYLHKFASEQGGLSADVIKKAFSKTEEDFLHLVKLSLPISPQIASVGSCCLLGAISDNVLYVANLGDSRVVLGRKYLENKNCHVEAVRLSTDHNVADEEVRREVEALHPDDSHIVVYSRGVWRIKGIIQVSRSIGDVYLKRPDFYRDPIFRQFGNPIPLKRPVMTAEPSIIIRELESDDLFLIFASDGLWEQLSDEAAVDIVFKYPRAGIAKRLVRAALQEAAKKREMRYADIKKIDKGIRRHFHDDITVIVIYLDQHGSSSSGEFKQTAVGYTTAPVDIFSLNADESEKSMLGSVG, from the exons CGTTGCTCAGGCTAATTACTCTCTCGAAGATCAAAGTCAAGTCTTCACCTCTCCTTCTGCCACCTATGTCGGTGTTTATGACGGTCATGGTGGTCCTGAAGCTTCTAGATTTGTCAACAACCGTCTTTTCCCCTATTTACACA AATTTGCCTCTGAGCAAGGGGGATTGTCAGCAGATGTGATAAAAAAGGCGTTTAGTAAGACCGAGGAGGACTTTTTGCATTTGGTTAAGTTGTCGTTGCCAATTAGTCCTCAGATTGCGTCTGTGGGATCGTGTTGTCTTCTTGGTGCAATTTCTGATAATGTGTTGTATGTTGCCAACCTGGGTGACTCTAGAGTTGTTCTTGGTAGGAAGTATCTTGAGAACAAGAATTGTCATGTGGAGGCTGTGCGCTTGTCAACGGATCATAATGTAGCTGATGAGGAGGTGAGGAGAGAAGTTGAAGCTCTCCACCCTGATGATTCACACATTGTGGTTTATAGCCGTGGTGTTTGGAGGATTAAGGGCATCATACAg GTGTCTAGATCTATTGGTGATGTGTACTTGAAGAGACCAGATTTCTACAGAGATCCCATTTTTCGGCAATTTGGAAATCCTATTCCTTTGAAGCGTCCAGTAATGACAGCTGAACCATCAATCATCATTAGGGAGCTTGAGTCAGATGATTTATTCTTAATATTTGCATCAGATGGCCTTTGGGAACAATTAAGTGATGAAGCAGCAGTTGATATTGTTTTCAAATATCCAAGAGCT GGAATTGCCAAGAGACTAGTAAGAGCTGCTCTTCAGGAAGCTGCAAAGAAAAGAGAGATGAGATATGCTGACATAAAGAAAATTGACAAAGGAATTAGAAGACACTTCCATGACGATATCACCGTTATCGTGATCTATCTTGATCAGCATGGAAGTTCTTCTAGTGGTGAATTTAAGCAAACTGCTGTTGGGTATACAACTGCCCCTGTTGATATATTTTCTCTAAATGCTGATGAATCTGAGAAGAGCATGCTTGGTTCAGTTGGCTAA